A genomic window from Leptolyngbya sp. BL0902 includes:
- a CDS encoding PAM68 family protein → MAPDSSSRQRLPFEPGKKGKGAKLDADAPKASTTTPPGKPGSGKSKATPSRDPNAISPAAAAKAKAISSKAKARAEKKTQAQQRAAATAIPEVVSQRMLRRMLAFSGVPTFLGVATFFVSYGLIVKGNVELPPYAVLLVTLGCFGLGVVGLTYGVLSASWDEDRPGDWLGLDEFQVNFGRMTSAWGQKTKG, encoded by the coding sequence ATGGCTCCAGATTCTTCCTCCCGCCAGCGTCTTCCCTTTGAACCGGGCAAAAAGGGAAAGGGCGCAAAGCTTGATGCCGACGCCCCCAAGGCTTCTACCACCACACCCCCAGGAAAGCCAGGTTCAGGGAAGTCTAAGGCCACCCCTAGCCGCGATCCAAACGCGATTTCCCCCGCCGCTGCGGCCAAGGCCAAAGCCATCAGCAGCAAAGCCAAGGCCAGGGCCGAGAAAAAGACCCAAGCCCAACAGCGGGCCGCCGCCACCGCCATTCCAGAGGTGGTCAGTCAGCGGATGCTGCGGCGAATGCTGGCGTTTTCCGGCGTTCCCACCTTTCTTGGGGTGGCCACGTTCTTTGTCAGCTATGGGCTGATTGTGAAGGGCAATGTAGAACTGCCGCCCTACGCCGTTCTGCTCGTCACCCTGGGCTGTTTTGGCCTGGGCGTGGTGGGCCTTACCTATGGGGTACTGTCGGCCTCCTGGGATGAGGATCGCCCTGGTGATTGGCTGGGCCTAGACGAATTTCAGGTGAACTTTGGCCGCATGACCAGCGCCTGGGGCCAAAAAACTAAGGGATAG
- the rpsO gene encoding 30S ribosomal protein S15, with protein MTLLQARKQELISDYQVHETDTGSADLQIAMLTERINLLSAHLQKNKKDYSSRRGLLKMIGHRKRLMAYLQKQDSERYRALIQKLGIRG; from the coding sequence ATGACTCTGTTGCAAGCGCGCAAGCAGGAACTCATTTCCGATTATCAAGTTCACGAAACCGACACCGGATCTGCCGATCTTCAGATCGCCATGCTCACCGAGCGCATCAACCTCCTCAGCGCTCACCTGCAAAAGAACAAGAAAGATTACTCCTCCCGCCGTGGTCTGCTGAAGATGATCGGCCATCGCAAGCGTCTGATGGCTTACCTGCAAAAGCAAGACAGCGAACGCTACCGGGCACTGATCCAAAAGCTCGGCATTCGCGGCTAG